The sequence GAGCGGCGCTTCGGGCTGGCCACCGTGCAGTTGCACACGGCGGCCGCCGCCACCGACGCGACCATCCCCGGCCTCGACCCGGCCGAGGCGGAACGGCTGCGCGACCGGCTCACCGAGCTGGGCGAGGCGCGATCGGCGGGCCTGTGACGACCCCGGACCACGGCGACGGCATAGCGGCCACGAACGCCGCAGACGCCGCCCGCGCCGCAGCAGACGCCACAGAGCCCACAGACCCCGCAGACGCCGATGGGGTCATGGGTGCCGAGGGGCGCGTCCCCGTGACCGAGCGCCGGCTGCACCCGGTCACGCCCTTCCGCCGGGCGTGGGCGCCGGTGGCCGTACTCGTCGGCTGGGCGGCGCACGACCCGAACGGCGCGCAGGAGCAACTGGCGCGGCTGACCGACACCATGCTCCTGCTGGGGCTCGCGGTCCTGGTGCCGACGGCAGGCCTGTACGGCTTCCTGTCCTGGTGGTGCACGCACTTCGCGGTCACCGACTCCGAACTGCGCATCCGTACCGGCCTGTTGTTCCGGCGCACCGCGCACATCCGGCTGGAGCGCATCCAGGCCGTGGACGTCTCCCGTCCCCTCCTCGCGCGCGTGGCGGGCGTCGCCAAGCTGCGGATCGACGTCGTCGGCGCCGACAAGAAGGACGAACTGGCCTTCCTCGGCGAACAGGAGGCGCGCGCCCTGCGCGCGGAGCTGCTCGCGCGCGCGGCGGGCTTCGCACCCGAGACAGCGCATGAAGTCGGCGAGGCACCGGCGCTCGAGCTACTGCGCGTACCCCCTCGCGCGCTCGCGCTGTCCCTGGCGCTGACGGCCGCCCCCTGGGGCTCGCTGTGTGCCGCACTCGTCGTACCGGGCGTGCTGTGGCTCACCACCCACAACCTGTGGACCGTCCTCGCGACCGCCCTGCCGCTGCTGGGCGGGGCCGGCGCGAGCAGCGTGCGCCGGTTCGTCGCCGAGTTCGACTGGAAGGTGGGCGAGTCCCCGGACGGGCTGCGCATCGACCACGGGCTGCTCGACCGTACGCACGAGACGGTGCCGCCCGGCCGGGTGCAGACCGTGCGGATCGTGGAGCCGCTGCTGTGGCGGCGGCTCGGCTGGGTGCGGGTGGAACTGCAGGTGGCCGGGTCCGCCAACTCGGTGCTGATACCCGTCGCCCCGCGCGCGGTCGCCGAGTCGGTCGTCGCGCGCGTGCTGCCGGGTGTGACGGTGCCTCAGGAGTTGTCGCGGGCGCCTCGGCGGGCCCGGTGGTGCGTACCGGTGTGGTGGCGCGGCCACCACCTCGCGGTCACCGGCACGGTGTTCGCCGCCCGGCACGGTCTGCTGCGCCGCAGTCTCTCGCTGGTGCCGCACGCCAAGGTGCAGAGCGTACGGCTCACCCAGGGGCCCTGGCAGCGCCTCTGGCGGCTCGCCGACGTCCATGTGGACAACGGGGCCGGAAAGTCCGTGACGGCCCGCCTGCGGGACGCCGAGGACGCCGTACGGCTCCTGCACGACCAGGCCGAGAGGTCCCGCACCGGCCGCCGGGACGCCCGCCCGGACCGCTGGATGACGTAGAGCCCGGCTGGATGACGCAGGGCCCGGCTCCCCTCGGGGAAACCGGGCCCGCCGTGTTGCGGCAGCAGAGCGTCAGGAAGCCGCGGTGCGCAGCCCCTGGACGTCGATCTGCTCGGTCTCGTCGTGCGCGGTGAGGTCGATGACCTGGCCGCCCCGGGGCGACTGCGCGTCGGCGCGCTTGAACTCGGCCTCGGCCTCGGCCTTGTGCACGGCGA comes from Streptomyces sp. FXJ1.172 and encodes:
- a CDS encoding PH domain-containing protein, which codes for MGAEGRVPVTERRLHPVTPFRRAWAPVAVLVGWAAHDPNGAQEQLARLTDTMLLLGLAVLVPTAGLYGFLSWWCTHFAVTDSELRIRTGLLFRRTAHIRLERIQAVDVSRPLLARVAGVAKLRIDVVGADKKDELAFLGEQEARALRAELLARAAGFAPETAHEVGEAPALELLRVPPRALALSLALTAAPWGSLCAALVVPGVLWLTTHNLWTVLATALPLLGGAGASSVRRFVAEFDWKVGESPDGLRIDHGLLDRTHETVPPGRVQTVRIVEPLLWRRLGWVRVELQVAGSANSVLIPVAPRAVAESVVARVLPGVTVPQELSRAPRRARWCVPVWWRGHHLAVTGTVFAARHGLLRRSLSLVPHAKVQSVRLTQGPWQRLWRLADVHVDNGAGKSVTARLRDAEDAVRLLHDQAERSRTGRRDARPDRWMT